A stretch of Paraburkholderia phenazinium DNA encodes these proteins:
- a CDS encoding TauD/TfdA dioxygenase family protein: protein MTIATDRAVSAHHAVPQAIEIRAFDGPVGAEVLGLDLSQPLAAEDFARIHRAHLDHHVLVFRDQRITPEEQIAFSRRFGPLQIHVLHQFQLSGHPEVLIVSNIVEDGKPIGLGDAGHFWHSDLSYKETPSLGSMLHAQELPSEGGDTLFANMHLAWDTLPAHLRTAVEGRSAEHTYLAKYAELQKRSPWRPNLSAEQIAQVKPVVHPVVRTHPETGRKALFISEHFTTRIIGLPEDESQQLLEELFAHSVRPEHLYTHKWAEHDMVFWDNRSLMHLAAGTPDHLRRKMYRTTIEGDVPF from the coding sequence GTGACGATTGCTACCGACCGCGCTGTGTCCGCGCACCACGCCGTTCCCCAGGCCATTGAAATTCGGGCCTTCGACGGCCCTGTGGGCGCCGAAGTCCTCGGGCTCGATCTGAGCCAGCCGCTGGCTGCCGAAGATTTTGCGCGCATTCATCGCGCGCACCTCGACCACCACGTACTGGTGTTTCGCGACCAGCGCATCACGCCTGAGGAGCAGATTGCCTTCAGCCGCCGCTTCGGTCCGCTGCAGATCCACGTGCTGCACCAGTTTCAGCTCTCAGGGCATCCGGAAGTGCTGATCGTCTCGAACATCGTCGAAGACGGCAAACCGATCGGCCTGGGCGACGCCGGCCATTTCTGGCACTCCGACCTGTCGTACAAGGAAACACCGAGCCTCGGCTCGATGTTGCATGCTCAGGAACTGCCGTCCGAAGGCGGCGATACGCTGTTCGCCAACATGCACCTGGCGTGGGACACGTTACCCGCTCATCTGCGCACTGCCGTAGAAGGACGCTCGGCGGAGCACACGTATTTGGCGAAGTACGCGGAATTGCAAAAGCGGAGTCCGTGGCGGCCGAATCTGTCCGCCGAGCAGATTGCCCAGGTCAAACCGGTCGTGCATCCGGTGGTCCGCACGCATCCGGAGACGGGCCGCAAGGCGCTTTTCATCAGCGAGCATTTCACCACCCGCATCATTGGGCTGCCTGAAGACGAAAGCCAGCAACTGCTCGAAGAACTGTTCGCGCATAGCGTGCGCCCCGAGCACCTGTACACGCACAAGTGGGCGGAACACGACATGGTGTTCTGGGACAACCGCTCGCTGATGCATCTCGCCGCTGGCACACCCGACCATCTGCGCCGCAAGATGTACCGCACAACCATCGAAGGCGACGTGCCGTTCTGA
- a CDS encoding SMP-30/gluconolactonase/LRE family protein, with amino-acid sequence MWQQAERYPDPRVISLDPSFDQYRVAFSAVERLATGYRWTEGPVWFGDGRYLLWSDIPNNQMLKWEEETGVVSVFRKPSNFANGNTRDRQGRLVTCEHGRRVTRTEYDGSITVLMDSFEGKRLNSPNDVVVKSDGSIWFTDPPMGIAGHYEGVKAEQELPHSVYRIDGVTGEASVVTRDLKGPNGLCFSPDERLLYIIESRAVPERLIHVYEMEPDGKRIGKGRVFYNAGPGTIDGMRADIDGNLWCGWGMGSDELDGVVIISPAGKPIGRIALPERCANLCFGGRARNRLFMASSQSIYAVHVNTQGAVGG; translated from the coding sequence ATGTGGCAGCAGGCTGAGCGCTATCCCGACCCCCGCGTCATCTCACTCGATCCGTCCTTCGATCAATATCGCGTCGCGTTCTCCGCGGTCGAGCGCCTCGCCACCGGCTACCGCTGGACGGAAGGGCCGGTGTGGTTCGGCGATGGACGCTATCTGTTATGGAGCGATATCCCGAACAATCAGATGCTGAAATGGGAGGAAGAGACCGGTGTGGTCAGCGTGTTTCGTAAACCGTCGAACTTCGCCAACGGCAATACGCGCGACCGGCAGGGCCGTCTCGTCACCTGCGAACATGGGCGCCGTGTGACACGCACCGAATATGACGGCAGCATTACCGTGCTGATGGATTCGTTCGAAGGCAAGCGGCTGAACTCGCCGAATGACGTGGTGGTCAAGTCGGATGGCTCGATCTGGTTCACGGACCCGCCAATGGGTATCGCGGGTCACTATGAAGGCGTCAAGGCCGAGCAGGAACTTCCGCATTCGGTGTACCGGATCGACGGTGTCACGGGAGAAGCTTCCGTTGTCACGCGTGATCTGAAGGGGCCTAACGGTTTGTGTTTTTCACCTGACGAACGCTTGCTGTACATCATCGAATCGCGCGCCGTGCCTGAGCGCCTGATCCACGTCTACGAGATGGAGCCTGATGGGAAAAGAATTGGTAAGGGACGCGTTTTCTACAATGCGGGGCCAGGTACGATCGACGGCATGCGCGCCGATATTGACGGCAACCTGTGGTGCGGCTGGGGTATGGGTAGCGACGAACTGGACGGCGTGGTGATCATCTCGCCGGCTGGAAAGCCGATCGGCCGCATCGCGCTGCCTGAACGTTGTGCGAACCTGTGTTTTGGCGGCCGCGCCCGCAACCGCCTGTTCATGGCTTCGTCACAATCCATTTACGCGGTCCACGTGAACACCCAGGGCGCCGTGGGCGGTTAA
- a CDS encoding MFS transporter, translating into MDTGKYRYVVAGLLFMAGAINYMDRAALGIVAPIVSKTLELSPSQLGVIFSSFFIGYSIFSFLGGYFADKFGTLRVFTWAMGFWSLFCGLTASATGFVSLLVYRVFFGIGEGPMSSNTNRTISNWFPRHETATMIGFTFSGQTLGNAIAGPVVGLIAIGFGWRASFIVIAVLGFLWLLLWRLFVTDKPSQSRRVGEGEAKLINDSRAIAEARNVEDDGMTLGAYLRRPSTLALGAGLFAVNYTQYVFISWLPSYLTNVMHLDLKSMSIITSIPWICGAIGYFGGGVIGDIVYKRMDDPIKARKLVATIPLALSGVAVLSITSAGSLTAAVALIAAALLFLTGSCQSIWAIQHEILPLHRQGGVGGFIHFLSNLSGIIGPALTGMLIQYFGGYHSAFMFGALIDFAGVLAMLVFIRSRPQISAAVAAHSPN; encoded by the coding sequence ATGGACACGGGAAAGTATCGGTATGTGGTCGCCGGGTTGCTCTTCATGGCCGGCGCGATCAACTACATGGATCGGGCGGCACTCGGCATCGTCGCGCCAATCGTCAGCAAGACGCTCGAACTGTCGCCGTCGCAACTCGGCGTCATCTTCAGCAGCTTCTTCATCGGCTATTCGATCTTCTCGTTCCTGGGCGGCTATTTCGCAGACAAGTTCGGCACGCTGCGCGTCTTCACGTGGGCTATGGGATTCTGGTCGCTGTTTTGCGGACTGACCGCGAGCGCAACCGGCTTTGTCTCGCTGCTGGTGTACCGGGTGTTCTTCGGCATCGGCGAAGGGCCCATGAGCTCCAACACCAACCGCACGATCTCGAACTGGTTTCCCCGTCATGAAACCGCGACGATGATCGGCTTCACCTTCTCCGGACAGACGCTCGGCAACGCGATTGCAGGGCCGGTGGTGGGTTTGATCGCCATCGGCTTCGGCTGGCGCGCGTCGTTTATCGTGATCGCCGTACTGGGCTTCCTGTGGCTGCTGTTGTGGCGTCTGTTCGTCACCGACAAGCCCAGCCAGAGCCGCCGCGTCGGCGAGGGCGAAGCAAAACTGATCAACGATAGCCGTGCTATTGCGGAAGCACGTAACGTTGAAGACGACGGCATGACGCTCGGCGCGTATCTGCGCCGTCCGAGCACACTGGCACTCGGTGCCGGTCTGTTCGCGGTGAACTACACGCAGTACGTTTTCATCTCGTGGCTGCCGAGCTATCTGACCAACGTGATGCATCTCGACCTGAAGTCGATGAGCATCATCACGTCGATTCCGTGGATCTGCGGAGCGATTGGCTATTTCGGCGGCGGGGTGATCGGCGACATCGTCTATAAGCGCATGGACGATCCGATCAAGGCGCGCAAACTGGTCGCCACGATTCCGCTGGCGTTGTCGGGCGTCGCGGTGCTGAGCATTACCTCGGCCGGGTCGTTGACGGCGGCGGTTGCATTGATTGCCGCCGCGTTGCTGTTCCTGACCGGATCGTGCCAGTCGATCTGGGCGATCCAGCACGAAATCCTGCCGCTGCACCGCCAGGGCGGCGTGGGCGGCTTCATTCACTTTCTGAGCAACCTGTCGGGGATCATCGGGCCGGCGTTGACGGGAATGCTGATCCAGTATTTTGGCGGTTATCACAGCGCGTTTATGTTCGGTGCACTGATCGATTTTGCGGGTGTGCTCGCGATGCTGGTTTTCATTCGCAGCCGGCCGCAGATCAGTGCGGCGGTGGCGGCTCACTCGCCGAATTGA
- a CDS encoding 2-hydroxyacid dehydrogenase codes for MKKSVVAYRKLPAAALRILEAQYDVTCADADTQRDAFLAALANAHGTIGNKLKLNAEFLDAAPKLEVVSTVSAGYDDFDVADLTRRGIVLCNTPEEVTETTADLMFALILATARRIAELDASIRRGEWQSSSGPAQFGVDVHHKTLGIIGLGRIGAAVARRAAHGFGMNVLYANRSRNVAAEEAFGAKWCPLPTLLAEADFVCVLVPLSAATEKLIGAAELRLMKSSAILVNCARGQVVDEAALTDALREGRILGAGLDVFEREPLPADSPLCALPNVVLVPHIGSATAQTREAMARRAAQNLADALEGRLTATCVNPSAVDARSLLHTPGN; via the coding sequence ATGAAAAAAAGTGTTGTCGCCTACCGCAAGCTGCCTGCCGCAGCCCTGCGCATCCTCGAAGCTCAATACGACGTGACCTGCGCCGACGCCGACACCCAGCGCGACGCCTTCCTCGCGGCACTCGCGAACGCGCACGGCACGATCGGCAACAAGCTCAAGCTGAACGCTGAATTTCTCGATGCTGCGCCCAAACTCGAAGTGGTGTCGACCGTCTCCGCCGGCTACGACGACTTCGACGTGGCGGACCTCACGCGCCGCGGCATCGTGCTGTGCAACACCCCGGAGGAAGTCACCGAGACGACGGCCGATCTGATGTTCGCGTTGATCCTCGCCACGGCGCGCCGCATCGCCGAACTCGACGCCTCCATCCGCCGCGGTGAATGGCAGAGCTCGTCGGGGCCTGCGCAATTCGGCGTCGACGTGCACCACAAGACGCTCGGTATCATCGGCCTCGGCCGCATTGGTGCCGCGGTGGCCCGGCGCGCGGCGCACGGCTTCGGGATGAACGTGCTCTATGCGAACCGCTCGCGCAATGTGGCCGCGGAGGAAGCGTTCGGTGCGAAATGGTGTCCGTTGCCCACACTGCTGGCCGAAGCGGACTTCGTGTGCGTGCTGGTGCCGCTTTCCGCCGCGACCGAGAAGCTGATCGGCGCGGCCGAATTGCGTTTGATGAAGTCGAGCGCGATTCTCGTCAACTGTGCGCGTGGCCAGGTGGTCGACGAAGCGGCGCTGACGGACGCGCTACGTGAGGGCCGCATTCTCGGCGCGGGGCTCGACGTGTTCGAACGCGAGCCGCTGCCCGCCGATTCGCCGCTATGCGCGCTGCCGAATGTGGTGCTCGTGCCGCATATCGGCTCGGCCACAGCCCAGACACGCGAAGCCATGGCGCGCCGCGCTGCGCAGAATCTGGCCGACGCGCTCGAAGGACGCCTCACGGCGACGTGCGTCAATCCGTCTGCAGTCGATGCCCGTTCCCTGCTGCATACGCCGGGCAACTGA
- a CDS encoding threonine synthase, with protein sequence MSKAQYIDPLTGALYPFEQPRWCSDNQTPLLITPLQGIGRDDIDRSNRSLWRYRAALPVDIAQPVSMGEGCTPLVQKEWNEHRPFFKLEWFNPTCSFKDRGTAVMLSFLRQIGVNAVLEDSSGNGGASVAAFGAAAGMRVKILAPAYTSPAKVAQVRAYGAEIQLVEGPREESQAEAIRQSAEIFYSSHNWQPFFLQGTKSIAYELWEDFNFEAPDNIVIPVGAGSNLLGCDIGFKELLAAGQIKKLPRLFASQPLNCSPLDASFQAGVDTPVGRPVLKTVAEGTAIAHPLRLREMITALRDSGGSTVAVSEDDIVAALKKLARQGVFVEPTCAHAAAALDELSRRGTIKANERTVVLLTGTGIKAAGYIAELFAQPAA encoded by the coding sequence ATGTCTAAAGCTCAGTACATCGACCCGCTCACTGGAGCGCTCTATCCGTTCGAGCAACCGCGCTGGTGCTCGGATAACCAGACACCGCTTCTCATCACGCCACTGCAAGGCATCGGACGTGACGATATCGACCGCAGCAATCGTTCGCTGTGGCGCTACCGTGCTGCGCTGCCGGTCGATATCGCTCAACCGGTTTCGATGGGGGAGGGATGTACCCCATTGGTGCAGAAGGAATGGAATGAGCACCGCCCGTTTTTCAAGCTCGAGTGGTTCAATCCGACCTGCAGCTTCAAGGACCGCGGCACGGCTGTCATGCTGTCGTTCCTGCGCCAGATCGGCGTGAACGCTGTGCTCGAAGACAGTTCGGGCAACGGTGGCGCGTCGGTTGCCGCGTTCGGTGCAGCCGCAGGCATGCGCGTGAAGATTCTTGCCCCGGCTTACACGTCTCCAGCCAAGGTGGCTCAGGTCCGCGCATACGGTGCCGAGATCCAGCTGGTTGAGGGGCCGCGCGAAGAGTCGCAGGCGGAGGCGATTCGCCAATCCGCCGAGATCTTCTACTCCAGCCATAACTGGCAGCCGTTCTTTCTGCAGGGCACCAAGTCCATTGCTTACGAACTATGGGAAGACTTCAATTTCGAGGCGCCGGACAACATCGTCATTCCGGTGGGAGCAGGAAGCAACCTGCTCGGTTGTGACATTGGCTTCAAGGAGCTTCTTGCTGCAGGGCAGATCAAAAAGCTGCCACGTCTGTTTGCTTCGCAGCCGCTGAACTGCTCGCCGCTCGATGCATCGTTCCAGGCCGGGGTCGACACGCCCGTGGGCCGGCCGGTCCTGAAGACGGTCGCAGAAGGCACGGCGATTGCGCATCCGCTTCGTCTGCGGGAAATGATTACCGCACTGCGGGACAGCGGTGGTTCGACGGTAGCCGTTTCCGAAGACGACATTGTTGCCGCGCTTAAAAAGCTGGCGCGTCAGGGCGTCTTTGTTGAACCGACCTGCGCGCACGCCGCCGCCGCACTCGACGAGTTGAGCCGTCGCGGCACCATCAAGGCAAACGAGCGCACGGTCGTGCTGTTGACGGGGACAGGGATCAAGGCTGCAGGCTACATCGCGGAGCTGTTTGCGCAACCTGCTGCGTAG
- a CDS encoding ABC transporter permease, with translation MSTPPTLLPPVREEYERPLEPLGDIAVEASLPIGKRIFAQTWLRKTLIALVLVVIWEFAARAVNNDLLLPTFSATLSAFVQGIWSGELLQKAAVSMSVLLRGYLLGVACAFVLTSLAVSTRIGRDLLTMLTAMFNPLPSIALLPLALLWFGLGTGSLLFVLVHAVLWPLALNTYSGFQAVPATLRMTGRNYGLTGLRHVVSILVPAALPSILAGLRVGWAFAWRTLIAAELVFGTSSGSGGLGWYIFENRNELYTDRVFAGLAAVIVIGLLIEHLVFDTLERITVRRWGIQH, from the coding sequence ATGAGCACGCCCCCTACTTTGCTGCCCCCCGTTCGCGAGGAATACGAACGTCCATTGGAGCCGCTCGGCGATATCGCGGTCGAAGCGTCCTTGCCAATCGGCAAACGCATTTTCGCGCAGACATGGCTGCGCAAGACGCTGATCGCGCTGGTCCTCGTGGTCATTTGGGAATTCGCGGCTCGCGCGGTCAACAACGATCTGTTGCTGCCGACGTTCAGCGCCACGCTTAGCGCATTCGTGCAGGGCATCTGGTCCGGCGAGTTGCTGCAGAAGGCTGCCGTGTCGATGTCGGTGCTGCTGCGCGGCTATCTGCTTGGCGTCGCATGCGCGTTCGTGCTGACTTCGCTGGCCGTTTCGACCCGCATCGGCCGTGACCTGCTCACCATGCTGACCGCGATGTTCAATCCGCTGCCGTCGATCGCGCTGTTGCCGCTTGCGTTGCTGTGGTTTGGCCTTGGCACGGGAAGCCTGCTGTTCGTGCTGGTTCACGCCGTGTTGTGGCCGCTTGCACTGAACACATATTCAGGCTTTCAGGCAGTGCCCGCGACACTGCGCATGACGGGCCGCAACTACGGTCTCACGGGCTTGCGCCACGTCGTGTCGATTCTGGTGCCGGCGGCGTTGCCGTCGATACTCGCCGGGTTGCGGGTAGGCTGGGCCTTCGCGTGGCGCACACTGATCGCCGCTGAACTGGTGTTCGGCACCAGTTCCGGTAGTGGCGGCCTCGGCTGGTACATCTTCGAGAACCGCAATGAGCTGTATACGGACCGGGTCTTCGCGGGCCTCGCGGCCGTCATTGTGATCGGCCTCCTGATCGAGCATCTGGTGTTCGATACGCTCGAGCGCATTACCGTGCGCCGCTGGGGCATACAACACTGA
- a CDS encoding ABC transporter ATP-binding protein, translated as MDTIADTAPVITRPQTSEKLLAVDRVSLEYRTRERIVRATHQVSFDVYGGDRFVLLGPSGCGKSTLLKAVAGFIQPTSGSISLDGQPVHGPGPDRIVVFQEFDQLPPWKTVLQNVVFPLRVARKLSRAEANERALHYLDKVGLASFAKAYPHTLSGGMKQRVAIARALAMQPRVLLMDEPFAALDALTRRKMQEELLRLWEEVNFTLLFVTHSIEEALIVGNRILLLSPHPGRVRAELNSHQYTQDSTGRSDFQRTAERIHHLLFEQTDSAQ; from the coding sequence ATGGATACGATTGCCGATACCGCGCCGGTCATCACGCGTCCGCAAACCAGTGAAAAACTTCTGGCGGTGGACCGCGTAAGCCTCGAATACCGCACGCGCGAACGGATCGTTCGCGCGACCCATCAGGTCAGTTTCGACGTCTACGGCGGGGATCGTTTCGTGCTGCTCGGTCCCTCGGGCTGCGGTAAGTCGACGCTGCTCAAGGCCGTCGCGGGGTTCATCCAACCCACCTCCGGCAGTATCTCGCTTGACGGACAACCCGTGCACGGGCCGGGCCCCGACCGTATCGTGGTGTTTCAGGAGTTCGACCAGTTGCCGCCGTGGAAGACCGTGCTGCAAAACGTTGTGTTTCCGTTGCGCGTGGCCAGGAAACTCTCGCGTGCCGAAGCCAATGAAAGGGCACTGCACTACCTCGACAAGGTGGGGCTTGCGTCGTTTGCAAAGGCGTATCCCCATACCTTGTCGGGCGGCATGAAACAACGCGTCGCGATCGCACGGGCGCTGGCGATGCAGCCGCGCGTTCTGCTGATGGATGAGCCGTTCGCCGCGCTCGACGCCTTGACGCGCCGCAAGATGCAGGAGGAGCTGCTGCGTCTTTGGGAAGAGGTCAATTTCACGTTGCTGTTCGTGACCCATTCGATCGAGGAAGCGTTGATTGTCGGCAACCGGATTCTGTTGCTGTCCCCGCATCCGGGCCGCGTGCGCGCCGAGCTCAATAGTCATCAATATACGCAGGACAGTACCGGTCGCAGCGATTTTCAGCGTACGGCCGAGCGCATCCATCATCTGCTGTTCGAACAGACGGACTCCGCGCAATGA
- a CDS encoding helix-turn-helix transcriptional regulator codes for MTKQTPEQRALLEQVGQIAAGLAETFAPFCEVVVHDLLDPKHAVLAIHNNLSGREVGHPATELGLARIADPEYPQVIANYANQFADGRAAKSTSIGIKDSSGQYVAALCMNIDLTLFRGLQSAVGQFVRVDAGSAMKESLDPAGADLIRARIDQFAARLATTPRALKTEDRRTLLRELKDSGVMEIRRAMEVTAQYLGVSRATVYSDAK; via the coding sequence ATGACGAAACAGACCCCTGAGCAGCGCGCACTGCTCGAGCAGGTCGGCCAGATCGCAGCAGGATTGGCTGAGACTTTTGCGCCGTTTTGCGAAGTGGTCGTGCACGATCTGCTCGACCCCAAACATGCCGTTCTGGCGATCCACAACAATCTGTCCGGCCGGGAGGTCGGCCACCCGGCAACCGAACTCGGACTGGCGCGCATCGCCGACCCGGAATATCCCCAGGTCATTGCGAACTATGCCAATCAGTTTGCGGATGGCCGTGCGGCAAAAAGCACCTCGATCGGCATCAAGGATTCATCCGGCCAATACGTTGCCGCGTTGTGCATGAATATCGACCTGACGCTGTTCCGCGGCTTGCAGAGCGCCGTCGGTCAATTTGTCCGGGTCGATGCGGGCTCGGCCATGAAAGAATCGCTGGACCCGGCGGGGGCGGACCTGATCCGCGCGCGCATCGACCAGTTTGCGGCCAGACTCGCCACCACGCCGCGCGCTCTCAAGACGGAAGACCGCCGTACGCTCCTGCGTGAACTTAAGGACTCCGGTGTAATGGAGATCCGCAGGGCGATGGAAGTGACGGCGCAGTATCTGGGTGTCTCACGAGCGACGGTGTACAGCGATGCGAAGTGA
- the phoU gene encoding phosphate signaling complex protein PhoU, translated as MPDKHLSSQFDADLTLLSTRLLAMGGLVESQIAYAMQALDTFELDFVELVLEGERRLNTMEIELDEEICNVIARRQPAARDLRLLMAASKCVTNLERAGDEARKIAKRIRRIAPQVSAQDVNIAEIKISGAMAASVLRRALDAFARMDTAAAEQIILDDEAIDNEFRAFVRKLVTSMTENPRTISTALDYLSIAKAIERIGDHATNIAESVVYVVRGTDIRHEHRKRQEPEAVRT; from the coding sequence ATGCCGGATAAACATCTCTCCAGCCAGTTTGACGCCGATCTCACGCTGCTCTCCACGCGCTTGCTCGCCATGGGTGGGTTGGTGGAGTCGCAGATCGCGTATGCGATGCAGGCCCTGGATACCTTCGAGCTCGATTTTGTCGAACTCGTCCTCGAAGGCGAGCGCCGTCTGAATACGATGGAAATCGAGCTCGACGAAGAAATCTGCAATGTCATCGCGCGTCGACAGCCGGCCGCTCGCGACCTGCGTCTGCTAATGGCGGCTTCGAAATGCGTCACCAATCTCGAGCGTGCGGGCGACGAGGCGCGCAAGATCGCCAAGCGAATCCGCCGCATTGCGCCGCAGGTCAGTGCGCAGGACGTCAATATCGCCGAGATCAAGATCTCGGGCGCCATGGCTGCGAGCGTGCTGCGCCGCGCGCTGGACGCGTTTGCGCGCATGGACACGGCTGCCGCCGAACAGATCATTCTTGACGACGAGGCGATCGATAACGAGTTCAGGGCCTTTGTGCGCAAGCTCGTGACGTCGATGACGGAAAACCCCCGCACGATCTCGACGGCGTTGGACTATCTGTCTATCGCCAAGGCGATCGAGCGGATCGGCGACCATGCCACCAACATTGCCGAATCCGTCGTGTATGTGGTTCGTGGCACCGATATCCGTCACGAACATAGAAAGCGGCAAGAACCCGAAGCGGTGCGCACTTAA
- a CDS encoding ABC transporter substrate-binding protein — MQSIFRPTAVGPSFARRFAASMLTISIGAASLAAPALAHAEGQIRVAEQFGVVYLLLNVARDQQFIEKEGHKQGIDIKVDWLRLSGGAAVNDALLSGAVDIAGAGVGPLLTIWDRTHGKQNVKGVASLGNLPYYLVSNNPNVKTIADFTDKDRIAVPAVNVSVQSRVLQFAAAKQWGDKDYNRLDKYTQAIPHPDAAAAIIAGGTEITGHFGNPPFQDQELAGNPKAHIVLNSYDVLGGPSSATVLYATEKFRDSNPKTYRAFVDALADAARFVSANPDAAADIYIRVNQSKIDRNLLLKIIKNPQVQFKVAPQNTFGLAQFMYRVGAIKNEPKSWKDYFFDDPATAAGS; from the coding sequence ATGCAGTCCATTTTTCGCCCGACGGCCGTCGGGCCGTCTTTCGCTCGCCGTTTTGCAGCGAGCATGCTCACGATCTCGATCGGCGCCGCCAGCCTCGCCGCTCCGGCGCTAGCGCATGCCGAAGGGCAGATTCGCGTCGCCGAGCAGTTTGGCGTGGTTTATCTGCTGCTCAACGTGGCGCGCGACCAGCAGTTCATCGAAAAGGAAGGGCACAAGCAGGGCATCGACATCAAGGTGGACTGGCTCAGGCTCTCAGGTGGCGCAGCGGTCAACGACGCGCTGCTCTCCGGCGCGGTGGATATCGCCGGAGCCGGCGTCGGCCCCCTGCTGACGATCTGGGACCGCACGCATGGCAAGCAAAACGTCAAGGGTGTCGCCTCGCTCGGCAATCTGCCCTACTACCTCGTGTCCAACAACCCGAACGTGAAAACGATTGCCGATTTCACCGACAAGGACCGCATCGCCGTACCGGCGGTCAACGTGTCGGTTCAATCGCGGGTACTGCAGTTCGCCGCCGCAAAACAGTGGGGCGACAAGGATTACAACCGGCTTGACAAGTACACCCAGGCAATTCCGCATCCCGATGCGGCTGCTGCGATTATCGCTGGCGGCACGGAAATTACCGGGCATTTTGGCAATCCGCCGTTTCAGGATCAGGAACTCGCCGGCAATCCCAAGGCGCACATCGTGCTGAATTCGTACGACGTGCTCGGTGGACCGAGCTCGGCCACGGTTCTGTATGCGACTGAAAAATTCCGCGACTCGAACCCGAAAACGTATCGGGCCTTCGTCGATGCGCTTGCCGACGCGGCACGCTTCGTTTCCGCCAATCCGGATGCCGCAGCCGACATCTATATCCGCGTGAACCAGTCGAAAATCGACCGCAACCTGTTGTTGAAGATCATCAAGAATCCGCAGGTGCAGTTCAAGGTCGCCCCGCAGAATACCTTCGGACTGGCGCAGTTCATGTACCGGGTTGGCGCGATCAAAAACGAACCGAAGTCGTGGAAAGACTACTTCTTCGACGACCCAGCGACGGCGGCGGGAAGCTGA
- a CDS encoding ABC transporter substrate-binding protein has translation MTFSNDTSPVSLARRAWLRKTAWAAGAAAFGGTSLGLAVPLASAQTPLKPLNLSWNAGAICTAPVAVADKQGFFTRHGLQVELVNFAGSTDQLLEAIATGKSDAGVGMALRWLKPLEQGFDVKLTAGIHGGCMRLLATRSSGIVDVAGLKGRIVGVSDMASPTKNFFAIVLKKQGIDPDTEVTWRQYPANLLGEALKKGEVHAIADGDPTIWNIRESDHLYEVSNNLCGEYQTRSCCVLGVRGSLIRKDRATAQALTQALLEATEWTANNPEKAAEIFSVHAPSADVNQLTAMLKSHTDHHHPTGDVFRKEIALYADDLKAVNVLNSGTDSNRLASRVFSDVLTT, from the coding sequence ATGACATTCAGCAACGACACTTCTCCCGTGAGCCTCGCGCGCCGCGCGTGGCTTCGCAAGACCGCCTGGGCAGCCGGGGCGGCCGCGTTTGGCGGCACTTCGCTGGGTCTGGCCGTGCCGCTCGCCTCGGCGCAAACGCCGCTCAAGCCACTGAATCTTTCGTGGAATGCAGGGGCGATCTGCACGGCGCCAGTCGCGGTTGCGGACAAGCAGGGTTTTTTCACCCGTCATGGCCTGCAGGTGGAACTGGTTAACTTCGCCGGTTCGACCGATCAACTCCTCGAGGCGATTGCGACGGGCAAGTCCGACGCGGGCGTCGGCATGGCGCTGCGCTGGCTGAAGCCCCTGGAGCAGGGCTTCGACGTGAAGCTGACTGCAGGCATACACGGCGGCTGCATGCGGCTTCTGGCGACGCGCAGTTCGGGCATCGTCGATGTGGCCGGGCTGAAAGGGCGCATTGTCGGCGTGAGCGACATGGCAAGCCCGACCAAGAACTTCTTTGCGATCGTGCTGAAGAAGCAGGGCATCGATCCCGACACGGAGGTCACGTGGCGGCAGTATCCGGCCAACCTGCTGGGCGAAGCGCTGAAGAAAGGCGAGGTCCACGCAATCGCGGACGGCGATCCGACCATCTGGAACATTCGCGAGTCGGATCACCTGTATGAAGTGTCGAACAACCTGTGCGGCGAGTATCAGACGCGCTCGTGCTGCGTGCTCGGCGTACGCGGTTCGCTGATCCGCAAAGACCGGGCGACCGCCCAGGCGTTGACACAGGCGTTGCTGGAAGCAACCGAATGGACTGCTAACAATCCGGAGAAGGCGGCGGAGATATTCTCGGTGCACGCGCCATCCGCGGACGTCAACCAGTTGACCGCGATGCTGAAGAGTCACACCGATCATCATCACCCCACGGGGGATGTGTTCAGGAAAGAAATTGCGCTTTACGCCGACGATCTGAAAGCCGTCAATGTGCTCAACAGCGGCACCGATTCGAATCGTCTCGCTTCGCGGGTGTTTTCGGACGTGTTGACGACGTAG